The DNA sequence TGGCTTTGGAAGATCTGGATGGAGCCGGGCACACCTGTGCCCATCCTGGGTTTGGTCCTGGTTTTCAGTAGTtcaggctggggaaggagggctTGTGCAGGTAACGaaggatggggatggtggggaCGGTTTGCTCTTGGTCAAGCCCGTGTTGAGGCTCAGGGACCAGGGGAGCTGAGCTGGTGGAAGGCAGAAGACGAGGAGGTTGGTGGTCCAGGGCATGGAGCCAGGCAGGCTGGAGGGGTGGAAGCACTGTCCTGGCTGTTTGATGGGTGCCCACTAGGTGTCTGTCCTGGACCCCAGTGGGCTCTGGGGTGGGTGGGGACCGAGGCTTGGCTGACaggagggctggaggaggagtTGTGGGTTTTGAGAGCATTTAGGGGTCTGTGTGGGGCACAAACACTGTCCAGGTCCCCAGGTGCCACACCAGATGGACCCTGGCCCTAGGCAGACCAGAAGGACATGTCAGGCTCAGCAGGACCGGCTGCTAGCGTATGGCATGAGGAAAATCCACATCCTGGCCAAATACCTCATTGATTTTCAATCTTACTCATTGTGACACCAAAACCACCTCATCTCACCCCAAACCAGCTCAGTTCCTTCTGTGAAGTCTCTTCTGCCATCGGGCTCTGCGTAGGACAGGGTGAAGCTGGTGGCTCCCATCCCCTGAGTGTGGGGATGGAGGACCCTGTGGTtcccagggcagggaggtgacTCCAATCACACAGGTCTGGCTGTGTGACACTGTTGCATCGTAGCATCCCTGTTCCCTACAGAATGGAGCAGAGGAACCGGCTCCTCTTGGCTTCTCTTAGGTGCAGGGCATGTCCCGCCTCCCCCAGCTGGTGCTGGtgtcccctctgctcctctcttgcgagactccacctgcagccctgcatccagttctggaatccctcacacaggagggacatggagctgttggagcaagcacctcccatataaggaccgggttgttcagcctggagaggagaagggactCCTTAGGGCAGcatccagtactgaaaggggctccaggaaagctggggaggggctcttgatcagggaatgcaggaatAGGACAAAGGGAATTGGCTTTGAaatgaaagggggaagatttagactggatattaggaagaaattcttcacagtgagggtggggaggccctggcccaggttgcccagagcagtggcggctgccccatccctggaggtgttcaggccaggttggatggagcttgaagccccctgatccagtgggaggtgtccctgcccatggcaagggattggaactggatgggctttgaggtcctttccaacccaaaccgttctatgattctctgatccTGTGAACATGCTGATGCTCCATCTCCAATGAGCATCCACCACGGCAGCTGGCTCAGCCGAGGACCTCACTTGAGCCAGGCAGAGAAGGACTAAGAGCATGAGGGTGGTGAGTGGGTGGAGGTGAGCAGAGAGGTGAGGATGGTGAGCAGGGTGTGTCCCCACTCTGCCTGCCTCACACTGGAGAAAGCCTTGGGACCAACCAAACCATGTTTTTATTACTGAGACAAATCAAACCATGCAAGGAACCTGCAGGGCGCGGCAGCATCACCTTCAGTTCATCCTTGTGCCCTGGGGACACCAAAGCTGGGCTGGGGACACGTCACCAAACTGTGAGGTGTGGAGGGTCACCCCAGCACCTCACTCATCTGCTTGTCTCGTGTCCCCATAGCCCGGTGAGGATGGGAGTGGCGATGCCAGCAGCTCCCCACCAGCCGACCAGCATCCCGGCGGGCAGAGCTTTGTGCAGAGCCACTTCCAGGCACAGTACAGGTGAGCAGGGagggccagatcctgcctgGCTGGTGGCTTCACCTGCCTGCAAGCGCTGGGCAGCAGAGGGGCTCAGAGCACCTTGTgcaaggcagtggtggagtctccttccctggtgGGGCTCAAGAAGTGTGTAGATGGGGCACTAAAGGATGTGGTTTAGCaagcacagtggggttgggctgacacttagactggatgagctgggaggtctttttcaaccttaatgattccatgattttactCTGGCTTCTGTAGCATCAGTAACTCCAGGCACCCTTGTTAGGTTTCAGAGTGAACAGGCTGTTGGGCTGGGCGGGTGGGTATGGACTGCGGTGCCTCACCCTGGCAGGAGGTTGTGGAGACCCTGTGTGATGCTGGGCCCATCCAAGCCCTGTGGGATGCGGTACCTGGGATGTGTTACCTGGGATCTGGTAACCAAGATGTGGTACCCAGGGTGCCATACCTGGGATGCGGTACCCAGGGGGTGGTACGTGGGATGCAGTACTCAGGATACGCTACCCCGGGGTGTGGTACCCATGGTGTGATACCAGAGATGCGGTACTGGGAACGTGGTACGTGGCATGTGGTACCCAGGATGTGCTATCTAGGTTGCCTTACCCTGGCTGCGGTACCTGGGATGCGGTACCCGGGATGTAAAGTGCTGCAACCCCGGGgtggggatgctgggatgcTGTCCCCGCTCCGGTGATGCATCCGAGCTGTCTCACAGGTCCTCCCTGACGTGTCCGCACTGCCTGAAGCAGAGCAACACCTTCGACCCCTTCCTGTGCATCTCCCTGCCCATCCCACTGTGCCAGACCCGGTGAGCTTCACTCCACACCTCCCCAGCCGCTCGCCATCACGGTGAGAGGCATGGCCACAGCCTGGTGGGATTTTGGGTCCAACCAGAGTAATTTGCTTATTTTGGGGTAAATAATTGATATgtggggtggtggtggcagcATGGCGACAGGTGACAGCCAGCGCTGCAGGAGCTGCGTCCGTTGGGTGTTTGCTGTcccagagctggagctgctcacCTTGGTGCGGTGTGGTCAGGATTGGCTCTGGGTGTCAGCACGCAGTGGCTGTCCCTGCTGAGGTGTCTGTGTgtccccccggtgtccccagggctctcAACGTCACGCTGGTGCTACAGCGCGAGCGACAGCGGTTCGTGCGGGTGGGGCTGGCCGTGCCCCTGCTTGGCACCGTGGCTGAGCTGCGGGAGATGGTGGCACGGGAAGGACGCATCCCACCGGAGCAGGtaatggggtgaggggacacggggtggggggacacaggACCCTCGTCCCAGGACACTGAGGGTGTGGGTGCTGTCCCATAGGTGATCCTGGCCGAGGTGTCCTCGCAGGGCTTCCTGCGCTCCCTGGGTGACACGGAGGAGCTGGGCACTGTGGGGGAGCGGGCTCCCCTCTATGCCTTCCAGCCGCCCCTGGCCCGCCGCACAGGTACTGCCCTGTCCTGATTGGCTGGGAGCGAGGCGTGGGATGCGGGGCGTGGTGGGAGCATCCCCGGGTCtggagggaggtggtggctCCCCTCACTGGGATTGGTGGGGAGAGGGTCGTGTCTGCTGGGATTGgtcagcagctctgcactggGATTGGAGGGCAGTGGGTGGTGGTCTCTACTGGGACTGATGTGAGGCTGAGACCCTCTGCTCTGATTGGATGGAGTCAGGTGCACTCTGCTCTGATTGGATGGGACAGGTGTGCTCTGCTCTCATTGGATGGAGTAAGGCATGCTCTGTTCTCATTGGATGGAGTAAGGCATGCTGTGCTTTCATTGGATGGAGTAAGGCAGGCTCTGCTCTCATTGGGTGGAGTAAGGCAGGCTCTGCTCTCATTGGGTGGAGTAAGGCATGCTCTACTCTCATTGGATGGAGTAAGGCACACTGTGCTCTCATTGGGTGGAGTAAGGCACGCTCTACTCTCATTGGGTGGAATAAGGCACGCTCTACTCTCATTGGATGGAGTAAGGCATACTCTACTCTCATTGGATGGAGTAAGGCACACTGTGCTCTCATTGGGTGGAGTAAGGCACACTGTGCTCTCATTGGGTGGAATAAGGCACACTCTACTCTCATTGGATGGAGTAAGGCATACTCTACTCTCATTGGATGGAGTAAGGCACACTGTGCTCTCATTGGATGGAGTAAGGCACACTGTGCTCTCATTGGGTGGAGTAAGGCACGCTCTGCTCTCATTGGATGGAGTAAGGCATACTCTGCTCTCATTGGATGGAGTAAGGCATGCTCTGCTCTCATTGGATGGAGTAAGGCATACTCTGCTCTCATTGGATGGAGTAAGGCACGCTCTGCTCTCATTGGATGGAGTAAGGCATACTCTGCTCTCATTGGATGGAGTAAGGCATGCTCTGCTCTCATTGGATGGAGTAAGGCATACTCTGCTCTCATTGGATGGAGTAAGGCACGCTCTGCTCTCATTGGATGGAGTAAGGCACACTGTACTCTCATTGGGTGGAGTAAGGCATACTCTGCTCTCATTGGATGGAGTAAGGCACGCTCTGCTCTCATTGGATGGAGTAAGGCAGGCTCTGCTCTCATTGGACACAGCCTTTCCCACTGTGGTTGGTGCAAAGCCTGGGGACACGGATGCTGTCTGCAGACAGGGACCCTGGGGACCTCTCTGTGGGAGAGAGACCCTGCCCTAATTAACGTGAGCCACTAATTACCCTGGCAGCGTGCCCCCGCAGCCTGCCGGCCTCCCCTGGTGCCCACCTGGAGGTGCCCCGCCTGCCGCCCACTGCTGCCCGCTCCTCCGAGTGCCTGCGCGGGGCGAGCGGAcgcatcctgctgctgctctgcaacGTGACTACCACAGGCCCGCAGCTCGCCAGGTAACCAATCACCccaccctgccctgcctgcGCGTCCTGGTGGCCCTACAGCTGATGTCCCCTCATCCTCAGGTTCGGGCCACCGCTGGTGCTGCGTGAGGAGCGGAGCATCTCCtgggagcagctccagcagagcaTCCTGTCCCAGCTGCGGGCGCTGCTGCGTGGAGAGGTGCGGGCGCAGGTGAGAAGGGAGGAGCCAAGCGTGGCTGCGGTGGAGTTGTGGTTGACCATGGTGTGTCCATAGGTAGCTGTGGTGCAGCCATGagtggccatggggacaccatcACTAGCTATGTTGTCACCAGAGGTGGCCATTGTTGTTACCTTGTGTGATTGTGGCAGCCCTGTGGGTGGTCATGTTGTCACCATGGCTGACTGTGGTATCACCATGGGTAGCCACAGTGTCCCTGTGGGTGCTCATATTGTCATTGTGGAGCTGTTCTTGCTGCCTGGTCACCATGGGCCACCAACAGTGTCACTCTTGATTGCCATTGATATTACCGTGTGTGGTTGTGGTTGCCCTAGGGGTGGTCACGTTTTCACCAGCAGTGGCCAATGTTGTCAACGTGGGTGACCACAGTGTCCCAGTGGTGGCTGTGACGGCCCTCTAGGTGGTTATGTTGTCCTGTGGGTGGCCAGTGGTGTCCCTCTGGCTGGCCATGTTGTCTCGTGGGTGAGCACGTTGGAACTGTGCTTGGCTGCAGGGTCACTGTGGGTGGCCAATGGTGTCACCATGGGTGGTTGTGGTGGCCCTGGGGGTGGCTATGCTGTTGATGCTGGTGGCTGATGGTCATGGTGGGTTGTCACATTGTCCCAAAGCAGTCCAGTGGTGTCACCATAGGCGGCCACAGTGATCCCTGTGAATGGCCGTGGTGTCCCTGTGCCTTGTTGTAGTGCCACTACAGGTGGCCACAGCGTCACCACGGCTGCCTGCAGTGCCACCTAGCTCTCcgggcagagctgccccagcTCCACCACCCAGGTGCCACCATCCTGGGCACTGGTATCCCCAGCCCACCCCACAGCCACTCTCCCCTCGCAGGGTGCCGGAGCCCTGTTCCGCATCTGCCTGGCCGGGAGCTCGGCCCCCTGCCCCTACCTGTCCCCGCAGGACCCCCGCCCTCTCTGCCACCCCGCCGTTGACAGGTAAGGGACCGCAGGGCACAAATGTCCCCAGGGggtcccctcctgccctggggaagggcatggtgtccccatggctgGGCAGTGTCCTCCTGGGTGGTCGTGGTGTCGCCGTTGCGGATCACAGTGTCCCTGTGGGTGGCCATGGTGTCACCAGGGCTGGATGCGGTGTCCCTGTATATGACCATGGTGTCACTATGGCTGGATGCAGTGTCCCTGTGGGTAGCCGTGGTGTCACCATGGCTGGGCAGTGTCCTCCTGAGTGGTCATGGTGTCCCCACTGCTGATCACAGTGTCCCCATGGGTGgccatggtgtccccatggctgGGCAGTGTCCTCCTGGGTGGTCATGGTGTCGTCATTGCGGATCACAGTGTCCCCGTAGGTGACCATGGTGTCACCATGGCTGGATGCAGTGTCCCTGTGGGTAGCCATGGTGTCCCCGTGGCTGGTCAGTGTACCCATGGGTGGCCATAGTGTCCCCGTGGCTGGTCACAGTGTCCTTGTGGGTGGTCACAATGTCACCATTGCTGATCATAGTGTCCCTGTAGGTGGCCGTGGTGTCCCTGTGTGTGGTTACAGTGCCGCCACGGCTGATCACAGTTCCCTGTGGCTGGTCACCGGCTCACCGTGGGTGGCCACTGGTGTCACCACGGATGGCCACAGTGGTGGTCGCCCCACTACCTGGAGGGTGGGTCTGCAGCCCTGTGTCCCCACCATGGGTGCTGCTTGAGGAGGTGGTGGCCTTCCCTGCCTGCCACCCTTGGGTGGCACGGAGGTGGCCCCGCAGGACAGGGTTCTCGGGGCAGATCTCACGCAGTCCTCGCCCCAGAGCCCTGCGGCtgagcggggcgggcggcccCCCACACGTGAACCTGACGGTGGAGTGGGACCTGAGCACCAAAGAGCGGTGAGTCCCACGCGCCCAGGGGAGGGGACACCCAGCACCCAGGTCCCTCTCCCTGACCGCTCTCGTGTCCCCCGACCTGTGCAGCCTCTTCGGTGACCTCCGGGAGGAGGTGGTGCAGGACGCGGAGAGCGTACGGCTGCAGCAGCAAGCgcaccagcagcacagctgcacgCTGGACGAGTGCTTCCAGCTCTACACCAAAGAGGAGCAGGTACGGGGCACCCTGCCCTCCCGCTGCCCCTTactgccctccctccccttccctctccccttcccctgttccctctccccttttctctctctgccttttcctttcccctctctccctttccctctccctttccactctccctctcccttccccctcttcctctccctttcctttctccgttttccctctccctttttcctcttcctttccccctctgtCTCTCCcactccctttcctctctcccttttcccctctccctccctgtctctgtccctctccctttctcttcccctctgaCTTTCCTCTCTCACTTTCCaccctccctttttccctctccctttcccctctccatctctccctctccctttcctctatcccctttcctttctcccttttccccctccctctcccttcctcttcccttctgaCTTTCCTCTATCACTTTCCACCCTCCCTTTTcgtctctccctctccctttcccctctccctttcctctatccgctttcccctctccctctccctctccctctccctctccctctccctctccctctccctctccctctccctctccctctccctctctcttcccctctgactttcctctctctctttccaccctcccttttcccctctccctttcccctctccctttcctctatcctttcctctctccctttgcccctctccctctccctctccctctccctctccctctccctctccccctctgactttcctctctcccttttcaccctcccttttcctctcttccttcccctctccctttcccctctctgtccctccctttcccctctccctttcccctctccgtccctccctttcccctctcaaaCTCTCCCCTCTCcgtctctcccttctccctcttttcccctttcccctctccctctctcccctctccctctcccgcTCAGTGTCCGGTGGGTGCCGACGCTGTCCCGTGATTGGCAGCAGTGTCCATGCCCGTGGCCGCTGGTATAACCATGGCTGGTCCCGGTGTGGCCGTGGCGTGTCCCCACGGGCGTCGCGCTGCCCGCGCGCGGCTGTCGCTGTGTTTGGTGCCGGGGTGGCGCTGGGGTCGGGGTGCTGCGGCACAGGTGGCCCCTGCAGCATGGCTGTCCCCAGCTGGCGCCGGACGACGCGTGGCGCTGCCCGCACTGCAAGGTGCCGCAGCGGGGCACGGTGAAGCTCAGCCTCTGGACGCTGCCCGACATCCTCATCATCCACCTCAAGCGGTTCGGGCAGGTGGCCGCGCGCGGGCACAAGCTCAGCACACTGGTGCGCTTCCCGCTGCGGGGGCTCGACATGGCACCCCACATGGCGCAGCGGGGCTGCGCCCCACGGCACCCCCCGAACAGCCCCCGCAATGCCCTCTACGACCTCTACGCCGTCTGCTACCACCACGGCGGCATGCACGGCGGGCACTACACGGGTGAGCGGGGGCACCGCGGGGtgtgctatggggcagggtgTGGGGTTTGAGGGGCACCGCAGGGTGTGCTACGGGGCAGGGTGTGCGGTTTGGGGGGCACAGCAGGGTGTGTTATGGGGCAGggtgtggggtttggggggcacagcAGGGTGTGTTATGGGGCAGGGTGTGGGGTTTGAGGGGCACCGCAGGGtgtgctatggggcagggtgtggggtttggggggcaccGCAGGGtgtgctatggggcagggtgtggggtttggggggcactgcaggatgtggggtttggggggaacCGCAGGGcgtgctatggggcagggttTGCAATTTGGGGGCACTGCAAGGTGTGCTATGGGGCACaatgggggtcttgggggggactgtgggggctgtggggcaggttttggggggcgctgcagcagctgtggggcacagcCTGGGCTCAGAGGGTCACCTCGGGGTCACGCGCTGTGGGGCAGCGTATGGGGCTGGGGTCCCTCAGGGCGGTGCTGTGGGGCAAGGAATGGAATTGGGGGGCCCCTCAGGGGCAGCGGCTGTGTCGGAGGACACGCAGGACGGGGTTGTGGGGCGGAGGGGCCGAGCGCTGCCCCGTGCCCGCAGCCTCGTGCCGCAACGCGCTCGACGGGCGCTGGTACCGCTTCGACGACAGCCGCGTGGTGCGAGTGCGGGAGACGGAGCTGCGAGCGCGCAGCGCCTACATCCTCTTCTACCAGCGGCGGGGAACCCCACCTGGACCCCCCGGCACTGGTGAGAGACACCcccagcccagaaccccccGGCAGCAGAGAGAGACCCCTCAGCCCAGACTCCCCAGCATCAGTGAGagcccctccagaccccccagCCCAGACCCCCTCTGCACCGGTAAGAGCCCCCCCACTCCCAACCCAGACCCCCCCGGCACTGTTAAGAGCGCCCCCAGCCcagacccccccagccccagtgagagcccccccatcccagacccctcttcccccatcccctgttccctctccccttttctctctctgcctcttcctttcccctctctccctttcctctttccctttccctctccctttcccctttccctctcccttccccctcttcctctccctttcctctctcccttttcccctcccctctccgtctccctccccctccccctctgactttcctctctccctttccaccctcccttttcctctcttccttcccctctccctttcccctctctgtccctccctttcccctcttcctctccctttcctctctcccttttcccctctccctacCTGCCTCTGTCCCTgcctctgtccctgtccctctcccttcctctccccctctgaCTTTCCTCTCTCACTTTCcaccctcccttcccccctccctttttcccctctccctttcccctctccgtctttccctctccctttcccctctccctttcctctctccctttcctctctccctttctccctctcccttttcccctctccctctccctctccctctccctctccctctccctctccctctccctctcccttcctcttcccttccgactttcctctctcttcctctccctctccctttcccctctccctttcctctatcccctttcctctctccctaagagccccccccctcccaacccagacccccccccagcACTGTTAAGAGCCCCCACAGCCCAgactccccccccccagcaccagTGAGAGCCCCCCCATCCCAGACCCCTCAGTACTGGTGAGATCCCCCCCAGACTCCCCAACCCAGACCACCCCCTGCACCGGTAAgagcaccccaaaccccagacACCCCCCTCCGGCACTGGTGAGAGCCCCCCGCAGCCCACACCCCTCCACACCAGTGAGAGCCCCCCCATCCCAGACCCCTCAGTACTGGTGAGatcccctccagaccccccatCCCAGACCCCTCCACACCGATGAGAGCCCCCCTACCCCCAATGCCGACCCCTCTGGCACCAGTGAGAGCCCCCCCTTCAACACAGATCCCCCCACTGGTGAGAGCCCAGACCCCTTCACACCAGTGAGagccccctccccccaaacATGGACCCCCCCACACCAGTGAGAGCCCCCCCACCTCCTGGACCCCCCCACCCTCCACCCCAGCACCGATGGAGCCCCCCACTACCTACAGGCGTCTGGAGTGTGTGGGTCGGCCCCGGGCACTGCTGCGTGTGTGTGGGGGAACCTCAGAGGTGTGCGTGCATGGAAGGTGTGTGTGCACGCGTGTGCATGGGCTGTGCCGCAGGCAGGggagtgcacacacacagagcacattGCCTGCACACGTGGACACGTGTGCACACCCGTGCATGGACAGGACAGCGGGCGCGGGTGTGGATGTGCAGAGCACATGGTGTGTGCACACGTATGCACACTTGTGCATGGGCAGCACAGCGTGCCGAGCACGTGACATGCACATACGGACACACGTACACGCTCATGCACGGACAGGACAGCAGGCAGGGATGTACACACGCATGCAGAGCACATGGACGCACATGCACACCTGTGCACGGACAGGACAGTGTGTACACAGAGCACACTGCATACCCACACAGACACGTATGCACACTTGTGCACGGGCAGCACAGCGGGCAGggatgtacacacacacacacagagcacacgTATGCACAGCCATGGGCAGTACAGCAGGCAGGCACACGCACTGACGCGCGTGCACGCTTGTGGATGGGCTGTGTGGCAGGCaggtgtgcacacacacagagcacactGCATGTGCACACAGACACGCATGCACAGACAGCATTGCAGGCGGGCACATGCACAGACATGCAAAGCACGCTATGGACACGTACGCACACCCGTGGGTGAACTACAGCCCGCGGGCACGCACACGGTCACGTATGCCCTGGTGTGcgcaggcagcaggcagggccaTACGCACACGTGCAGAACACACTGTGTGCACGCGGCATGGATGCACACCCGGGCACGGGCACAGCAGACAggcatgtacacacacacacacgcgtgTGCAGGCACAGGCAGACACACCCGTGGTCATGCAGCCTCGGCGACTGCTCACATGtgcacatatgtgtgtgtacatatgcaGCACCCGGGCAAGTGCTTGCACATGCACATACATGTGCATACATGCACACAGCACCTGTGTGAGCACTCACGTGTACACGTATGTGTGTGTATAGGCACCCAGGCTGTGCTCACATGTGCACATACACGTGTGGACAGACAGCACTTAGGCTGTGCTCATGTGtgcacatatgtgtgtgtacaggCATACAGGTGAGTGCTCAGGCATGCACATACGTGTGCATACAGACATGCAGTGCTTGGGCTGTGCTTACACCAGCACATACATGTGCACAGCGAGGTGGGCGTGCAGTCCCGCAGCGCTGCCGGTGCAGACAGCATCGCAGACACTCGCAGCGCACTtgtgcacacacatgtacacGCGTGTGCATCCCGAGGAGTGCCCACCGGTCGCAGTCCCTGCCCACCGCGGCCGAGCACCCTGGGGTGCAGGCACCCAGCCCAGCGCAGCCTCTGCTCCCGGCAGGCTCCCCGGCCTCGCCCTCCGGCCACTGGCTGACCCGTCTGGACACCAGCGCCCCGGACACCCCGGACACCCTGGAGACCTCGGACAGCCCGCCTGGCACTCCTGACGCCCCTGAGAAAGGTGATGCTGATcaccccctctgcaccccagccCCGCATCCTCCTGCTCATTCATATTTGGCTTTGCAGGTGGCTTCGAGGCCAGACCCGTGGTGCGGAGCGTCCAGGGGCGCAGCCTCAGCGCCAGGCTGGCCCCCACCAGTGCCCCCCCCCGCGTTGGACCTCCCCGGTGGTCCTTCTCCATCAAGAGCCGGACGGGGGTCCCGAGGGAACCGGTTCCCTCCCTGGAATTGGGACGGCGACCCCGCTGCACCCGCCGTTCCCTCCTCCCGCTGGGCTCAAGTAGGGAGAGCAGCCCCCCCCTGGCACCCAGcgcccccccccagcctggcAAGGGGCAAGAAGagcccccccgcgccccccgctGTCCCCTGCGTGTGCCCACGCTGCGGCGAGCCGCCAGCACCGTCGTTGAGAGGCCCCCACATCTGCCCCCCAAAAGCCAGAGCAGCCCAGAgcggggaggggacaggggtgTCCCCCCGGCATGGTTGTCCCCTGGTTCTCTGGCCACAGTGTCCTCGCAGGACTTGGCCAACCTCCCCCCGCGCCCCAAAGGCAGCCTGCGGCGCTCGGCCTCgctgggcagggctggtgggGGGCACCCCCTGCCCACCCTGGGCCCCCCCGGGGCCACCCTGCAGCAGAGACGGCAGCCCGTGGGCTCCCTGCGCTGCGCAGCTGTGCCCGAGTCCAGCTTCTGAACCATGGCTGGTGGGCATCTTCACCTGGAGCGTCTTCAACTCAGGCATCCTCACTGGGAGATCTCAAACTGGGACATCCCCACCTGGAGCACCTTCAGCTTGAGCATCCTGAACCGAGGCTGTCCCAAACTGGGGAAGTCTCAGCCCAAGGGCTCCCGCACCAGTGGATCCCAAAGAAGAGTGTCCCAAAGCAGGGTCAACTGCAACTGGGAACATCCCAACCTGGTGGCATGCCAAACCAGGGCATCCTGACCTGGGGGTCCCTGAACCAGAGGGTCCCAAACCAgggcacccccaaactggggcATCCTCAGCTGGGGCTGTGTCAATCTGGGAGCATCTTTACCTGAGGGCTCCTGAAGCAAAGGATCCCAAAGAAGAATGTGCCAAAGTGGGGTCATCTGCAACTGGGAACATCCCAAACCACAGCATCCCAACCTGGAGGCTGCTGAACCAAAGGCTCCAAAGCCAGAGCATCCCCTCCTGGAGTATTCCCACATGGAATGTCCTCAACTGGGGCTGTTCTGAACCAGGGGCATCTCAACGTGAGGTCTGCTGAAGCAGAGGATTCCAAAGAAGAGTGTCCTAAAGCAGGGTCAACCGCAACTGGGAACATCCCAGCCTGGTGGCATCCCAAACCAGGGCATCCTGACTTGGCCGTTCCTGAACCAGAGGCTCCCAAACTAGGGCCTCTCCACTTGGAGAATCCTCAACTAGGGCTGTGCCAAACTGGAGCATCTCGACTCAAGAGCTCCTTGAACCAGAGGCTTCAAAGAAGAGTGTCCCAAAGCCGGGTCATCTGCAACTGGGAACATCGCAACCTGGTGGCATCCCAAGCCAGGGC is a window from the Cuculus canorus isolate bCucCan1 chromosome 18, bCucCan1.pri, whole genome shotgun sequence genome containing:
- the USP43 gene encoding ubiquitin carboxyl-terminal hydrolase 43; amino-acid sequence: MGRGGGVGGSPSGRGGLGAGGGASGPRSLGGSPVGRGGDLGTGPAGRGDRGAGGRSAGRGGGCTGGTPEGPGAGGSPGGRGGVGAGGRSAGRGGVGGDPSGRGALGGGRSGRRSLRALGSLAGRLLRSWSRLPVPRGRRRSGPEEDDDGGFRGFGGGGQRRAVPGGGAGPERPPGAQGLRNHGNTCFMNAVVQCLSHTAPLAERLALGRFRGARAEVTRRLAALVRALWTRRYSPRLSAEFKNIVSKHSAQFRGNAQHDALEFLLWLLDRLHEDLGATSPTQQPHVPEEPGEDGSGDASSSPPADQHPGGQSFVQSHFQAQYRSSLTCPHCLKQSNTFDPFLCISLPIPLCQTRALNVTLVLQRERQRFVRVGLAVPLLGTVAELREMVAREGRIPPEQVILAEVSSQGFLRSLGDTEELGTVGERAPLYAFQPPLARRTACPRSLPASPGAHLEVPRLPPTAARSSECLRGASGRILLLLCNVTTTGPQLARFGPPLVLREERSISWEQLQQSILSQLRALLRGEVRAQGAGALFRICLAGSSAPCPYLSPQDPRPLCHPAVDRALRLSGAGGPPHVNLTVEWDLSTKERLFGDLREEVVQDAESVRLQQQAHQQHSCTLDECFQLYTKEEQLAPDDAWRCPHCKVPQRGTVKLSLWTLPDILIIHLKRFGQVAARGHKLSTLVRFPLRGLDMAPHMAQRGCAPRHPPNSPRNALYDLYAVCYHHGGMHGGHYTASCRNALDGRWYRFDDSRVVRVRETELRARSAYILFYQRRGTPPGPPGTGSPASPSGHWLTRLDTSAPDTPDTLETSDSPPGTPDAPEKGGFEARPVVRSVQGRSLSARLAPTSAPPRVGPPRWSFSIKSRTGVPREPVPSLELGRRPRCTRRSLLPLGSSRESSPPLAPSAPPQPGKGQEEPPRAPRCPLRVPTLRRAASTVVERPPHLPPKSQSSPERGGDRGVPPAWLSPGSLATVSSQDLANLPPRPKGSLRRSASLGRAGGGHPLPTLGPPGATLQQRRQPVGSLRCAAVPESSF